One segment of Erigeron canadensis isolate Cc75 chromosome 2, C_canadensis_v1, whole genome shotgun sequence DNA contains the following:
- the LOC122587116 gene encoding dehydration-responsive element-binding protein 1E-like, whose product MDTFMAGYSSPADYKSSCSTDGSSEPEVMLASQNPKKPAGRKKFKVTRHPVYRGVRSRANGKWVCEVRHPATQERVWLGTHPNAEMAARAHDVAVLAMRGRSACLNFADSVWRLPVPESNDVKDIQKAAAEAAEGFRYSEEEVVVEKNDEFDHQSPENVCCMDEEQMPGFLDSMAEALMLPPPQMVEYGNYRDNDVVEHFDDISLWSY is encoded by the coding sequence ATGGATACCTTTATGGCGGGATATTCTTCACCTGCTGATTACAAAAGCAGCTGTAGTACTGATGGTTCTTCGGAACCCGAAGTGATGCTGGCTTCTCAAAACCCGAAGAAGCCAGCCGGACGGAAGAAGTTCAAGGTGACGCGACACCCGGTTTATCGGGGAGTAAGGAGTAGGGCCAACGGGAAATGGGTGTGTGAAGTGAGACATCCAGCCACACAAGAAAGGGTATGGCTAGGGACACATCCAAATGCTGAAATGGCAGCCAGGGCGCATGACGTGGCGGTTTTAGCCATGCGTGGTCGGTCCGCGTGTTTGAATTTTGCTGACTCTGTATGGCGGTTGCCTGTTCCTGAGTCTAATGATGTAAAAGATATACAAAAGGCTGCAGCTGAAGCCGCTGAAGGATTCCGATATTCGGAGGAGGAGGTTGTGGTTGAGAAGAATGATGAATTTGACCATCAGTCGCCGGAAAATGTGTGTTGCATGGATGAAGAACAAATGCCGGGATTTCTTGACAGCATGGCAGAAGCGCTAATGTTACCTCCACCTCAAATGGTTGAATATGGTAACTACAGGGATAATGATGTAGTGGAACATTTTGATGACATCTCCTTATGGAGTTATTAG